ACTCAATCCGGTCTGGATGTTCGCGCTTGTTTTTGGTAACCGTATATCGGTAGCCAGTCCCTGCTGAACTTTCAATTTGAATAATAACCCGTTTGCTGTTTCCAGCCATTATTTTACTCCAATATTTCGGTAACGACACCGGCGCCCACAGTATGGCCACCTTCTCTTATCGCAAACCGAAGTTCCTTATCCATTGCAATTGGGGTAATCAAGGTACCCGTCACTTCTACATTGTCGCCAGGCATCACC
This genomic stretch from Candidatus Neomarinimicrobiota bacterium harbors:
- the tuf gene encoding elongation factor Tu (EF-Tu; promotes GTP-dependent binding of aminoacyl-tRNA to the A-site of ribosomes during protein biosynthesis; when the tRNA anticodon matches the mRNA codon, GTP hydrolysis results; the inactive EF-Tu-GDP leaves the ribosome and release of GDP is promoted by elongation factor Ts; many prokaryotes have two copies of the gene encoding EF-Tu) — encoded protein: VMPGDNVEVTGTLITPIAMDKELRFAIREGGHTVGAGVVTEILE
- the rpmG gene encoding 50S ribosomal protein L33: MAGNSKRVIIQIESSAGTGYRYTVTKNKREHPDRIEYKKYDPVVRKHVLFKETK